The following coding sequences are from one Daphnia pulex isolate KAP4 chromosome 11, ASM2113471v1 window:
- the LOC124207789 gene encoding uncharacterized protein LOC124207789 isoform X2, translating to MNRWSSSPGFALLRLAFILLGFDWHLMIEAHKGRHHSAKGGGGVASTLLGASQHWDNNVDKSYSGGNASNESAAGHQRAPLFDWESNASSAGPSATSWASSSDQPKTGDAGQHHSIQEVTTTLGQTAFLHCRVRYLADRRVLWMRQRDLHILTSGLHTYTNDWRISAVHVTVRQPPHSGPIKSSSSSSSFPASPSAVVPTGSRSAGSRNSSTPGGDSSVWDDEEGVWSEWTLRIRSTEARDAGLYECQVSTEPKISKIYRLHVVVSKASILGSAELFVKKGSDINLTCVTVTDEHQQPPSGLLTASPPGNKTPHYFTWHHNGQVLNYSARGGMSVTTDTIDGQSRLLLARAGPRDSGNYTCVPGPGATPASVTVHVLNGEQPAAMQRDNAGCMATPWWSSLPGLTTKSTTGSSATSCWTALVTLAVSSSWLTRFQLCHVT from the exons atgaATCGATGGTCGTCTTCGCCTGGATTCGCCCTACTGCGCCTCGCCTTCATCTTATTGG GATTCGACTGGCACTTGATGATTGAAGCCCACAAGGGTCGCCATCACAGCGCCAAAGGAGGAGGCGGAGTGGCCAGCACCCTGCTGGGCGCGTCCCAGCATTGGGATAACAACGTGGACAAGAGTTACAGTGGCGGCAACGCCAGCAATGAATCAGCGGCTGGCCATCAGCGAGCGCCGCTCTTTGACTGGGAATCGAACGCCTCCAGTGCTGGACCATCGGCCACTTCATGGGCATCGTCGTCGGATCAACCAAAGACGGGCGACGCCGGCCAGCATCATAGCATTCAAGAAGTGACGACCACCCTGGGCCAAACGGCCTTCCTCCATTGCCGAGTCCGTTACCTGGCCGACCGCAGa GTCCTTTGGATGCGTCAGAGGGATCTCCACATTTTGACTTCGGGTCTTCACACGTACACCAACGACTGGAGGATTTCGGCCGTCCACGTCACGGTCCGCCAGCCTCCCCATTCCGGCCCAAtcaaatccagcagcagcagcagcagctttccTGCCTCGCCGTCGGCGGTGGTGCCAACGGGATCCAGGTCGGCAGGATCGAGAAACTCTTCGACTCCTGGTGGCGATTCTTCCGTCTGGGACGACGAGGAAGGCGTCTGGAGTGAATGGACCCTG AGGATTCGCTCGACAGAGGCCAGAGACGCCGGCCTTTACGAATGTCAAGTGAGCACTGAGCCGAAAATCTCCAAGATCTACCGACTGCACGTCGTCG TGTCGAAGGCGTCGATCCTGGGCAGTGCCGAGCTGTTTGTCAAAAAAGGCAGCGACATCAATTTGACTTGCGTCACGGTGACGGACGAGCACCAGCAGCCGCCGTCGGGGCTTCTGACCGCCAGCCCGCCCGGCAACAAGACGCCGCACTACTTCACCTGGCACCACAATGGACag GTGTTGAATTATTCGGCCCGCGGCGGGATGAGCGTGACGACGGACACAATCGATGGTCAAAGTCGACTCCTGCTGGCCAGAGCGGGTCCTCGTGATTCTGGCAATTACACGTGCGTGCCCGGACCGGGAGCCACACCGGCCTCTGTCACCGTCCACGTCCTCAACG gtgaaCAACCAGCGGCGATGCAGAGGGATAACGCTGGCTGCATGGCGACACCTTGGTGGAGTTCTCTGCCTGGCCTGACCACGAAATCAACTACCGGCAGTTCCGCCACGTCCTGCTGGACGGCGCTCGTCACATTGGCCGTTTCATCGTCGTGGTTGACTCGATTTCAGCTCTGCCACGTCACTTGA
- the LOC124207792 gene encoding transcriptional regulator Myc-like: MTRHLIFVVLVGVSVWMMEAKAIPAIKRRPSLQSNVRSLFSSLEVDDMMPAAVPAMMMMPSFVYYHVVSPFHSPFHRMAKSMMPMWSKFGFESSEEEEEEEEEAEESKKIEEIAKIESKKLVKESGINPASSAEEKESNVESPQEEEEEETQTENEQVTTESVTEETQSIDGNLEDQVPTTEFPAANTESTDPPTTEEEDNSINTEATTTEFQQMDDKAIIVEDQLLITKSHSHPVKTSSGRSSSTTYVCKFGKCQHTMEAKKLLEQEIEAELWAKL; this comes from the exons atgaCTCGTCATCTGATCTTTGTg GTGTTGGTCGGAGTGTCCGTCTGGATGATGGAAGCCAAAGCTATTCCGGCCATCAAGCGTCGTCCGTCGTTGCAGAGTAACGTGCGCTCCTTGTTCAGCTCCTTGGAGGTGGACGACATGATGCCGGCGGCCGTTccggcgatgatgatgatgccatCCTTCGTCTACTATCACGTCGTCTCGCCCTTTCACAGCCCCTTTCACCGGATGGCTAAATCGATGATGCCAATGTGGTCGAAATTCGGGTTCGAGTCGtccgaggaagaagaagaagaagaagaagaagccgaagaatcaaagaaaattgaagaaatagcaaaaattgaatcaaagaaATTAGTAAAAGAATCCGGAATCAATCCAGCATCCAGCGCGGAAGAGAAAGAATCCAACGTGGAATCgccacaagaagaagaagaagaagaaactcaaacTGAAAACGAACAAGTCACCACCGAAAGTGTTACAGAAGAGACGCAATCCATCGATGGAAACTTGGAGGACCAAGTTCCGACGACGGAATTCCCCGCCGCCAATACGGAATCGACCGATCCGCCAaccacagaagaagaagataattcgATTAATACAGAGGCAACAACCACCGAATTTCAACAGATGGACGATAAGGCTATTATCGTAGAGGATCAACTTTTGATAACAAAATCGCACAGTCATCCGGTGAAAACGTCATCCGGAAGGTCGTCATCCACGACTTACGTGTGCAAATTCGGCAAGTGTCAGCACACGATGGAAGCCAAAAAATTACTTGAACAAGAAATCGAAGCGGAATTATGGGCGAAATTGTAA
- the LOC124207794 gene encoding sodium/potassium/calcium exchanger 1-like, translating to MLFTKVLGLLLVSAMMSEAIPLSPAAGIADAADANANQLAAQKMKKTGPYRLTFFNQKSAIGDSNKTAEVTTPGSNDYLGGGNNINATGKGAETAGAATVIPAGLSSLEDDYHDMAVVLGGGGDWSRKLSKIDGGEESSSEAEDSSSSSEEDSSEESGEEAEGSGDSSEESSEESSEEEGSEEEGSEEEEEGEEEDEEGEEEEGEEEGEEEEEEEEEEEEEEEEEEEEEKEGEKKEESENEEESEKEIEKEEEEEEEKVLDESVKVSPVIKNPASGITPAGTQLMDSSDVFPEMQRLHKKFGITTKGTQMLFTAGLYPYYFNHLLHQDNHSIQPPAATGNNQLTSDTNIPSPSSTSPPSIDQLYSDWLKSLPEMNKPTTVAPQIHPHYYPQHLFFSSMKKKKNQNQLTLPVEYHEQHPKKSSGILFKTPGGTQLVSNWDHQPSDVLDDFPSPVSVQPYGGGNSVQQQQRRFFRSAAAFRTLSPQ from the exons ATg TTGTTCACCAAAGTGCTGGGCCTTTTGCTCGTGTCTGCGATGATGTCGGAAGCGATTCCGCTCAGTCCTGCCGCCGGCATTGCGGATGCAGCGGATGCCAATGCCAATCAATTGGCAGcacaaaagatgaagaaaacggGTCCGTACCGTTTGAcctttttcaatcaaaagtcggCGATTGGTGACTCGAACAAAACCGCCGAAGTGACGACGCCGGGATCCAATGATTATCTCGGCGGAGGGAATAATATTAACGCAACGGGGAAAGGTGCTGAAACTGCTGGCGCTGCTACTGTGATTCCAGCCGGATTGTCGTCGTTGGAAGATGATTACCACGACATGGCGGTGGTGCTGGGCGGAGGAGGCGACTGGTCTCGCAAGTTGTCGAAAATCGACGGCGGCGAGGAATCGTCGTCGGAAGCGGAGGATTCATCTTCGTCGTCGGAGGAAGATTCGTCGGAGGAATCTGGCGAAGAGGCGGAAGGATCCGGTGATTCGTCGGAAGAGTCTTCTGAAGAATcatcggaagaagaaggatcGGAAGAGGAAGGAtcggaagaagaggaggagggagaagaggaagatgaggagggtgaggaagaagaaggagaagaggagggggaggaagaagaagaagaggaggaggaggaggaagaagaagaagaagaggaagaagaagaagagaaggaaggtgagaaaaaggaggaaagtgaaaacgaagaagaaagtgaaaaagaaatagaaaaggaagaagaagaagaagaagaaaaagtgctGGATGAATCCGTCAAAGTGTCGCCAGTCATCAAGAATCCAGCATCCGGAATAACTCCGGCCGGAACACAACTGATGGACTCGTCGGACGTTTTCCCTGAGATGCAGCGGCTCCACAAGAAGTTCGGAATCACCACCAAAGGAACTCAAATGTTATTCACGGCCGGATTGTATCCCTATTACTTCAATCACCTCCTCCATCAGGACAATCATTCCATTCAACCTCCAGCAGCCACTGGTAATAACCAATTGACCAGCGACACTAATATCCCCTCTCCATCCAGCACATCACCGCCATCCATCGACCAACTCTACAGCGATTGGCTGAAATCCTTGCCGGAAATGAACAAACCCACCACTGTCGCCCCTCAAATTCATCCGCACTATTACCCCCAACATTTGTTCTTCTCAtccatgaagaagaagaagaaccagaaTCAATTAACGCTTCCGGTGGAGTACCACGAGCAGCATCCGAAGAAATCGAGCGGAATCTTATTCAAAACGCCGGGCGGAACCCAATTGGTAAGCAATTGGGATCACCAGCCATCAGACGTGCTGGATGATTTCCCGTCGCCCGTCTCCGTCCAGCCCTACGGCGGTGGTAAcagcgtccagcagcagcagcgtcgttTTTTCCGCTCCGCTGCCGCGTTCCGCACATTATCAccacaataa
- the LOC124207789 gene encoding uncharacterized protein LOC124207789 isoform X1 has product MAGVSGVSAVCRIEYIRLPQVCWVNNSIYDHTRRWGPAKSQQLKGFDWHLMIEAHKGRHHSAKGGGGVASTLLGASQHWDNNVDKSYSGGNASNESAAGHQRAPLFDWESNASSAGPSATSWASSSDQPKTGDAGQHHSIQEVTTTLGQTAFLHCRVRYLADRRVLWMRQRDLHILTSGLHTYTNDWRISAVHVTVRQPPHSGPIKSSSSSSSFPASPSAVVPTGSRSAGSRNSSTPGGDSSVWDDEEGVWSEWTLRIRSTEARDAGLYECQVSTEPKISKIYRLHVVVSKASILGSAELFVKKGSDINLTCVTVTDEHQQPPSGLLTASPPGNKTPHYFTWHHNGQVLNYSARGGMSVTTDTIDGQSRLLLARAGPRDSGNYTCVPGPGATPASVTVHVLNGEQPAAMQRDNAGCMATPWWSSLPGLTTKSTTGSSATSCWTALVTLAVSSSWLTRFQLCHVT; this is encoded by the exons ATGGCTGGTGTGTCTGGAGTGTCGGCAGTGTGTCGTATCGAATATATCCGGTTAccccag GTCTGCTGGGTCAATAACTCTATATACGACCACACACGACGATGGGGGCCTGCAAAGTCACAGCAGCtaaaag GATTCGACTGGCACTTGATGATTGAAGCCCACAAGGGTCGCCATCACAGCGCCAAAGGAGGAGGCGGAGTGGCCAGCACCCTGCTGGGCGCGTCCCAGCATTGGGATAACAACGTGGACAAGAGTTACAGTGGCGGCAACGCCAGCAATGAATCAGCGGCTGGCCATCAGCGAGCGCCGCTCTTTGACTGGGAATCGAACGCCTCCAGTGCTGGACCATCGGCCACTTCATGGGCATCGTCGTCGGATCAACCAAAGACGGGCGACGCCGGCCAGCATCATAGCATTCAAGAAGTGACGACCACCCTGGGCCAAACGGCCTTCCTCCATTGCCGAGTCCGTTACCTGGCCGACCGCAGa GTCCTTTGGATGCGTCAGAGGGATCTCCACATTTTGACTTCGGGTCTTCACACGTACACCAACGACTGGAGGATTTCGGCCGTCCACGTCACGGTCCGCCAGCCTCCCCATTCCGGCCCAAtcaaatccagcagcagcagcagcagctttccTGCCTCGCCGTCGGCGGTGGTGCCAACGGGATCCAGGTCGGCAGGATCGAGAAACTCTTCGACTCCTGGTGGCGATTCTTCCGTCTGGGACGACGAGGAAGGCGTCTGGAGTGAATGGACCCTG AGGATTCGCTCGACAGAGGCCAGAGACGCCGGCCTTTACGAATGTCAAGTGAGCACTGAGCCGAAAATCTCCAAGATCTACCGACTGCACGTCGTCG TGTCGAAGGCGTCGATCCTGGGCAGTGCCGAGCTGTTTGTCAAAAAAGGCAGCGACATCAATTTGACTTGCGTCACGGTGACGGACGAGCACCAGCAGCCGCCGTCGGGGCTTCTGACCGCCAGCCCGCCCGGCAACAAGACGCCGCACTACTTCACCTGGCACCACAATGGACag GTGTTGAATTATTCGGCCCGCGGCGGGATGAGCGTGACGACGGACACAATCGATGGTCAAAGTCGACTCCTGCTGGCCAGAGCGGGTCCTCGTGATTCTGGCAATTACACGTGCGTGCCCGGACCGGGAGCCACACCGGCCTCTGTCACCGTCCACGTCCTCAACG gtgaaCAACCAGCGGCGATGCAGAGGGATAACGCTGGCTGCATGGCGACACCTTGGTGGAGTTCTCTGCCTGGCCTGACCACGAAATCAACTACCGGCAGTTCCGCCACGTCCTGCTGGACGGCGCTCGTCACATTGGCCGTTTCATCGTCGTGGTTGACTCGATTTCAGCTCTGCCACGTCACTTGA
- the LOC124207791 gene encoding leucine-rich repeat-containing protein 28-like → MVQEISERLILHWNYRGFSSFPDELCVCGSHVCELYLKYNNITRLPDWIDTMTNLTNIYLQANYLTELPEAIQFLTSLKTLDVSQNHLSQIPASIGKLVELRSIILTQNKLSCLPNSLGNLPHLTTLLLSSNRLAQLPDSLHRCLHLETLQIDFNNFTSLPSFLTRLPRLQRLSVCSNQLTQLPHLPFASLERFLCDNNPNLTYLPYPLACQMNRPPALPLATRNVLHISCHGCFKPSGKRRDQVLAPNVLVKDSPEGVALRFLPDIIDLHGSNAPPSLLELTLRSICLRIFNEPLDTSFDRKNHLHHFQSNYHLAYDRRIGEFCLPSTLIQLLRDGPAAICLSCGAFIFRGPAYPVFLSKFIVENERAVQDLQSVVCSLLFCSASCFRTAAATAGAVAAAGLEDRLDWECITHLTTSTN, encoded by the exons ATGGTTCAGGAAATCTCAGAAAGACTTATCCTTCATTGGAACTATCGTGGATTTTCCTCATTTCCAGACGAATTGTGCGTCTGTGGTAGTCATGTGTGTGAGCTGTATCTGAAATACAACAACATTACACGCCTG CCAGATTGGATTGATACCATGACAAATTTGACAAACATCTACCTTCAAGCCAATTACCTGACAGAGTTGCCTGAAGCGATTCAGTTTCTAACCAGTTTGAAGACGCTGGATGTCAGCCAGAATCATCTGTCCCAAATTCCAGCATCGATAGGGAAACTTGTGGAACTGAGGAGCATCATACTGACTCAAAACAAACTAAGTTGTCTGCCCAACTCGCTGGGAAATCTTCCACACCTCACAACACTACTTTTGAGTAGCAACAGATTAGCTCAGCTGCCAGATTCGTTGCACCGGTGCCTCCATTTGGAGACCCTCCAAATTGACTTCAACAACTTTACTAGTTTACCAAGTTTCCTGACACGCCTTCCACGGCTCCAGCGATTATCAGTCTGCTCTAATCAGCTTACACAACTGCCTCACCTACCCTTCGCCAGCTTGGAGCGTTTCCTCTGCGATAACAATCCCAACCTAACTTACCTACCTTACCCGCTGGCTTGCCAGATGAATCGACCGCCAGCCCTGCCGCTGGCCACTCGTAACGTTCTGCACATTTCTTGCCATGGATGTTTCAAGCCATCCGGAAAGCGAAGAGACCAAGTGCTGGCGCCCAATGTTCTCGTCAAAGATTCACCAGAAGGAGTAGCTCTCCGTTTCCTGCCGGATATTATCGACCTTCATGGCTCCAATGCGCCGCCCAGTTTGCTTGAGCTCACTTTGCGGTCCATTTGTTTGCGAATCTTTAACGAGCCGCTCGACACGAGTTTTGACCGGAAGAACCACCTCCACCACTTCCAGTCCAACTATCACCTCGCCTACGACCGACGTATCGGCGAATTTTGTCTACCGTCGACTCTAATTCAACTTTTGCGGGACGGCCCAGCCGCCATCTGCTTGTCATGTGGGGCGTTCATCTTCCGCGGGCCGGCTTATCCGGTCTTTCTTTCCAAATTCATCGTTGAAAACGAACGTGCCGTCCAGGACCTCCAGTCGGTGGTCTGCTCTTTACTATTCTGCTCGGCTTCCTGTTTCCGGACGGCCGCCGCAACTGCTGGCGCCGTGGCAGCTGCCGGACTTGAAGACCGACTCGATTGGGAATGCATCACACATCTCACGACAAGTACCAATTAG
- the LOC124207790 gene encoding glucose-6-phosphate exchanger SLC37A2-like — translation MDILAESHWALVHPLRSMSKKSYRILVFVVLWFGFGSTYLLKKPLGVIKSDIAEDLHLSKFELGILDTALLLPYAVMQVFLGPLADHQGPRKTMACCLFSAGLSMAFFGLANSFHFSLLMLFLCGTCLAPTWPACSKCLASYFDKQRDTIFGIFSTAGSVGGICGTGLAVWTLSVYGWQLSYLLPSSFSILMSLLTLGLVYSPEEMGQGPARPSSSSSSSQIIAARKKTSTIKSWLSLWAIPLIPEITLAVFTLKVVRYCMYMWLPLFLLDYLNYDKVQAGLMSTAFEVGGGLGSALVGFLTPRLFAGRSLPTLCLLTILSSLSLLLFALTAQLGAAINIICLVLAGATNAGPDSLLSGSIPARLGERNGLGAGAALTGLVNGAGSVGTVIEGPIIGLVAHRWGWMGVLLLMVVLSSLGAVALLRAALSDSSQASSNDDDDDEPTSRPV, via the exons ATGGATATCCTGGCAGAGAGTCATTGGGCACTGGTCCACCCTCTGCGGTCCATGTCCAAGAAATCCTACCGAATTCTAGTCTTTGTTGTGTTGTGGTTTGGCTTTGGCTCAACGTACCTGTTGAAGAAACCTTTGGGTGTCATCAAATCAGACATTGCCGAGGATTTGCATTTGTCAAAGTTTGAACTGGGCATACTGGACACTGCTTTGCTGCTACCGTATGCTGTGATGCAAGTCTTTCTAGGACCTCTAGCCGACCACCAAGGCCCAAGGAAAACCATGGCCTGTTGTCTCTTCTCGGCAGGACTCTCCATGGCTTTCTTTGGATTGGCCAACTCGTTTCACTTCTCCCTCCTGATGCTGTTCCTCTGCGGCACTTGCCTGGCTCCCACCTGGCCAGCCTGTTCCAAATGTCTGGCTTCCTACTTTGACAAGCAGAGGGACACCATCTTTGGCATTTTCTCGACGGCCGGCTCTGTGGGCGGCATATGCGGGACTGGGCTCGCCGTCTGGACATTGAGCGTTTACGGGTGGCAACTGTCTTATCTGTTACCGTCCAGCTTTTCCATCTTGATGTCCCTGTTAACGCTGGGGCTGGTTTACAGTCCCGAGGAGATGGGACAGGGCCCAGctcggccgtcgtcgtcgtcgtcgtccagtcAAATAATCGCCGCTCGTAAAAAGACGTCGACGATAAAATCGTGGTTGAGTCTGTGGGCGATCCCGTTGATCCCCGAGATCACGCTGGCCGTTTTCACGCTCAAAGTCGTCCGCTACTGCATGTACATGTGGCTGCCGCTGTTCCTGCTCGACTATTTGAACTACGACAAAGTTCAAGCCGGCCTGATGTCGACGGCCTTCGAAGTGGGCGGCGGACTGGGCAGCGCTCTGGTGGGTTTCCTGACGCCCAGACTCTTCGCCGGCCGATCGCTTCCCACGCTCTGTCTATTGACCATCTTGAGCAGTTTGTCTTTGCTCCTGTTTGCCCTGACCGCCCAATTGGGAGCCGCAATCAATATCATCTGCCTGGTGCTGGCCGGCGCCACCAATGCCGGACCCGACTCGCTTCTCAGCGGATCCATTCCAGCCAGATTGGGTGAACGAAACGGACTAGGAGCCGGAGCTGCTTTGACAG GACTTGTAAACGGAGCCGGGAGTGTAGGCACGGTCATCGAGGGTCCCATCATTGGTCTGGTTGCCCATCGCTGGGGATGGATGGGCGTTCTCCTGCTAATGGTGGTGCTGTCATCGCTAGGAGCTGTGGCTCTGTTACGTGCCGCCTTGAGCGACTCGAGTCAGGCCAGCAGtaacgatgacgacgacgacgaaccGACAAGCCGCCCAGTCTGA
- the LOC124207795 gene encoding uncharacterized protein LOC124207795, producing the protein MLMITKVLGLSVLVMAVTLHAKPVSRPSPGFSYFSRSNKLLYNHEMVPTTAKPWPGSSAQRQSKSIGPLGKDPVNVKPKTSPYGMTFFKAKPKILSLSISERVDNNQTSALISSPVVAETKPTKSGHYDRKISHFKGSHHHHSNKKETDLGDKKLLEPPIKSVGNSTEKQLNANETLTENQSEEEGQDGKEDSSSSEESSEESSEGSGDSSSSSEESSEESSEESSEEEESSGDSSIEEEEEDEKKGELGNKKTPAGTVMVDSADVFPEMQRLHKKFGITTKGTQLLFISGHQHQTDEAEQQPTNQTTSGDATNNKSSVKTATVASAAVEVTTKSAIVQEKPNRVTTLAGTRRTDWSAISKVNSQPKATPSIPSSIGKPRNPHLFFSGMNNKSGSNPAAASTSSPHRFAVNKSKSTVPPPLTPGGTQLANWDDDNFFPAVSRPLNQNSLRFFRSSAAAAATARTAGSRTG; encoded by the exons ATG TTGATGATTACAAAAGTGCTGGGTCTTTCGGTCCTCGTGATGGCCGTCACTCTACATGCCAAGCCCGTGTCCCGTCCGTCTCCGGGATTCTCCTATTTCAGCCGGAGCAACAAGTTGCTCTACAATCACGAGATGGTGCCCACAACGGCCAAACCGTGGCCAGGATCATCCGCTCAGAGGCAAAGCAAATCGATCGGCCCGTTGGGTAAAGATCCAGTTAATGTCAAACCCAAAACGAGTCCCTACGGAATGACTTTCTTCAAAGCCAAGCCCAAAATCTTGTCTTTATCCATTTCCGAACGCGTTGATAATAACCAAACATCCGCCTTAATTTCATCACCTGTTGTGGCGGAAACTAAACCTACCAAATCGGGTCATTACGATCGAAAGATTAGCCATTTCAAAGGATCGCATCATCACCAcagcaataaaaaagaaactgatttaGGTGACAAGAAATTATTAGAACCACCAATTAAATCTGTCGGTAATTCAACTGAGAAACAATTGAAtgcaaacgaaactttgacGGAAAACCAATCGGAGGAAGAAGGTCAAGACGGTAAAGAAGATTCTTCTTCGTCGGAAGAATCTTCGGAGGAATCGTCGGAAGGATCGGGTGATTCCTCATCGTCGTCGGAGGAATCGTCGGAAGAGTCATCCGAAGAATcatccgaagaagaagaatcttctGGCGATTCTtcaattgaagaagaagaagaagatgagaagaagGGAGAATTGGGTAATAAAAAGACGCCAGCCGGAACGGTGATGGTCGACTCGGCGGATGTCTTCCCAGAGATGCAGCGCCTCCACAAGAAATTCGGAATCACCACCAAAGGAACTcaattgttattcatttctGGCCACCAGCACCAGACGGATGAGGCTGAACAACAACCGACCAATCAAACCACATCCGGCGATGccacaaataataaatcttcCGTCAAAACGGCCACTGTGGCGTCAGCGGCGGTGGAAGTCACGACGAAATCCGCAATCGTCCAGGAGAAACCGAACCGAGTGACGACATTGGCCGGCACTCGACGCACCGACTGGTCGGCCATCTCCAAAGTCAACAGTCAACCCAAGGCGACGCCCAGCATCCCGTCCAGCATTGGCAAACCGCGCAATCCGCACTTGTTCTTCTCCGGAATGAATAACAAATCCGGATCGAatcctgctgctgcctccACTTCATCACCTCATCGATTTGCGGTGAATAAATCGAAATCGACAGTACCACCGCCACTGACGCCAGGTGGAACTCAGTTGGCCAATTGGGACGACGACAATTTCTTTCCAGCCGTGTCCAGGCCGCTCAATCAAAATTCGCTGCGATTTTTTCGATCAtcagcggcagcggcggcgacGGCCCGCACGGCCGGCAGCAGAACTGGTTGA